TTTTAAATATGCGCCACTCTTAATATGTTCACTGAGTTCGAAACGCAATATAACAATAAAAAGGCATTGCACTAAGTAGTAACATATGTGTATTAAAGTTAATGGAGTATAACTTAATGAAATTTAATATAGTATTTAAACCCAAATGCAATACAAAGAATAGATACTTTCATACAAAATTCCTCGTCACCCTGTAAATTACTTTTTCTTAGTTCCAAACACTACTTAAGAATTAGAACAATTATTGGAATCCTCTTATTAAAATAATATGTTTGTTCTCTTTCTTGTTGCTTCAACTCTGATCCAAGATTTTGCTTCCAAGTGCTGAAAGTAGCGCCGCGATGTGGATATGCTTGGCTTCGTCGTTACTACAAAATTTTATTAGAAACTAAACGTAGAAAAACCTTGTTACGTTGTGTTTGATCGACTAGGAATTGTTATCATGAGTTATCTAATGTGGCACAAATGTCTTTTCAATTTGAATAGTCATCTTAATTTAAtagttttttaaatatatttggtTGCATGGAGAGCACATGATAAGTAGAAAAAGATTGAACTCACAGttcaagtttttaaattatcACTCACTCGCAAAATTACTAAATTGTAACATTTTTGCAAAgaaatttaccttttttttataaaaataagaacGACCTACTTTGTATTATGTGTCAATACCAAATAGACGAATccttaaattataaattaaaacCATGAAGTTGACCCGCAAAAAACCCCCCAAAAAGCCTTATTTGAATTacaatttttttctaaaaaatgttTATAAGTttcgtgaacatattttttaataacctTTTTATTTAGCAAACATCAAATCATTAAGTACAAATTTCTATAAAAATTATTgaaaacagcaatccaaacagggTCTATTCATCATTGCCTTACTTAAGACTAAACctcaattttctccaaaataagaaaaaataatgtGGTTGTAAAAACCAACAAGCCTTTGAAATCTTCATAAAAGAGCGGAGTCACGAAGACGCCAACTTGGGCTTTTAAATCAACTTTAGTCTTTAGCGTTTGAAAGgttaaggttgtgtttggattgcattttccatgatttttcatgggaaaattactgtagcgatttgatgtatgtgagggaaaaaggtaatagggaaatgtgatcacggaaaatgacgtaattttccgacgaaaaattgcaatccaaacaaggcctaaatTACAATGACCTCTTCAAATATTTGTCACAGTATTGCAGCCTATCAGATAGTGTGTTACTCCATTGACTATAGACGCCAAACGGGaacaaaagaagggaaaaaatgtgtttggattgcaatttttgtctggattgcaatttttttacatttttcacaGACACATTTTTCAGtctttttttcaattcacatatattaaattgttacagtaatttttctaaaaaaaaatgcaatccaaacaaagcataACTTTTCAATCCTATTGTTTGGGAATTGGACCAATTTGATCCCTGTTATTTCAGAGAAAATATGTTTCATCtcttaatttcaattttttatcaATTCAGGGCAATTAATATCACTCAATGTAATAGACATTGACATTTAATCACTCAATTTTGATGGAATAAAACACATGAAAGGTATGCATTATTAGTGAAAAGATATAATGGAAACAAAAAATCATCATATTTGACCTATTTCACCATCGCTATGATTTTTTATCCTCAGCCATTCAACAAATTTTGATTAGTTttatttgatgaattttgaaggTCTGATGAGTTTTTTCCCCCAAGGTCTTTTGACTAATGGTGCGTGCACTTTTACGCATTTTATTTCGTCCAAATGGAATGATTAAAAGTCTTTAAAAAAAAGCTTAAAATTGGCCGTCAAAGCCGACGAGTTCAACTACTTTATTCCTGTGCCGCTGAGAAACCAAACCCACCGTCGATGAATACGCAGAGTACCACAGTACACTACGCAATACCGTCAACGAATTTCGCCCAAAAAGCATGTCCATATCAGCGACAATGACTAGTTAGGACTGTCGCCAGCTGTTTCATCAAACACAAACATGTCTTTGTCCCGACTCCACCAGCCTACTTTCCgtgttatttgattattgtgGAGTAACAAGTTTGAAGGCATTATTGGTTCCCAAGTGTCACACGTACTTTAACTTCGTGCATCACGttgttttttctttatctttttttttagacTATGTCAAATGCATCAAATCGTACACGATtaaattatggttatttaattactAAAACTAATtctgttataattttttttattagggaTAGTTGATCAAATCACGTGTCATTAAAGGCCAATATAGTTTAGTGATCATGATTTGCTTTTAAAGAAATCAATTTGCATCCTCATAAAGAAATCAATTTCCCACACATGATAGTTTAGTGTGAGGCTCAGACTGCCAGACTGGTGAAATCATGGTAAGCCAATCAAAGGCCAATATAACcgtttttcccccctttttggCTTTTAAACTGCTCATCCACTATTcctcaaaagcaaaagaaatccAAGAAAAAGAACTAGCAAAACATCCATCGTGGCGGAGAATTAAACTCACTAGCCCAAGTCTTTGTAAAATTGCCACAGAAGCTGGTCTAAATTgagtattttttttctaatattttTCTAGTGGTGCTTGATAAAGTGCTTCCCTTATTCAAGTCTATTTGGAAACGAGTTATccacaattttattttttaaaaacattgtTTTCTAAATGAAATTTTCCATtatgttgttgtttttttcaattatttttgtaTTCTACGTGCGCCACCTTATACAAAAGTGTTGAAATATATATTGAATTTTTTCGTCAAAAGATCTGCAATCCAAAAAGAGTTGTAATTTTTGCTTCTCCCCATTTTGATTCTTGTCTACCTTGATGGTTCTGTTTGGATTAACTGTTTTTTgaggtgtttttcaaaaactttactgtagttgtgcatataaaaaacttttactgtagatgatttttggattatttttagaaatacttttaaaatatatttttgagtatttttataatttacaatttttttgggatatttttttaaaaattttacacGACCCACTACTATCCCTCCCTTTTCCTCCCCCTCTctgctttcttttcctctcctcCTCCCCTCTATTTCCTCCCCCTCATCCTCCTCCCTctttcctctctcttctcctttcTCCCCTTTCTCTTATTCCCCCCAATCCCAAACCCCTCTCCTGCTCGCGGGTGCTGGCTGCGACTTTAGCCACCACTCTAACCACGACTGTCTTGGTCGCGGCTTTTGGTTGCGATCAGATTTGATCGTGACTAGGAAGGTTGCGGTCAATTGAGGGGAAGAAAATTGGGGGATggggaaagggaaagaagaaagaaggaagcataaggaaaagaagagataaGAGGAGGAAAAAAGGAGGAGGAGAGAGGGTTGTGGGTGTAGGGATGGTGACGGTAAGGTGGTGGCCGTAGTAGTGGAGAGTGATGGGTAATTGtgtatttttttgtatatttggaattgtttttgatatattgtatggatatgatgtttttataattatttttgtttgtgtattactgtaacactaGTATTTTACCCCGTACTATGCACGGGTTTACATGAGAAGGAGGCAAAATATGGTCAAACACTATTATTACCCCTTTCTCTCATATTCTCCCCCTTCGTGCCACTTTTAAATTTAACTTTCTCACATCCTTACAAACTTTCGTCGATCCTTCACAtcctattaattttttttgtatccCTACAATCCTTTCTCGTTTTATCAAATCTTATTTTCTCTTTGATCTATCTCGCTCCCACCCAATTATCATATCTCCTATCCAATTTTACAGCCCACTTGTCTCCTATTCTACCattattttcatctatttataaatgtaaatggTAACCTATTTACTTGGCTCGCCTATTAACAAATGAGTTTGTGTGTGTAATTTTAATTGGATTCAAATGAGTGACCAATTTAACCCATTAATTAGTGGGTATGAAATTGATAGGTTTGGATCACTTATTTTGACTTAATTAAATTAGACGTAGATTCAAACTCAATCATTAGTGGGTAAATCTAATTTACTCTAATAATTATATTCTAATTTTTGCAAAGATATATTCATcgtttttcctcttctttaatttctattatttcattttttaaaatttatccaACTTCCTCCATTCCTTTCATaaaagtttaataaatttcatgaatgttaattgattgtttGCATTAATATCTAAATTATTTTTAGATTCTCGTACAGtgacaaaatttgaaactcGCTATGATGATCATTTTAGGCTCCTTTCagcaattttttatattttttctctttctttaggTAAAAATTGATTATTAACTTGATATGTTGATATGATTTACTATTTTGTTACTAAacaaaatgtggataaaaaagtaaataaaatttagTAGTGGGCCGTGAATGAGTGATTGGATAATCCAAACCCATATAAAACTATATTCATTGACTACTCGTTTATTTTGAACCATTAACTAAGTAGGAATATATAGATTAACCTAATTATAATTTATCCAGACTCACATGAATCATCAAATTTGATAACTGCCCCCTAATATTTACCTTCCCTAACCCTACAGTTCTATCTTTCTAATCCTTTCACTATTTATGATTCATTATCTCACTTTTTAGGTGTTTTTGGACATATAAAAGGTTAGAATTATTTTTCCAAGTTGCTGCCTCATTTTTTAAGTGTTTTTAATCAAATAAAAAGCTAGAATTGCAATCATCGGGAAAAAATAAACTTTCGAATGTAAATTTGGTGAAATACAAcctttttatcaaaattttgctaaaataccaccaaaagcaACCTTCTAAATACACctttattaatttaaaattcatacataaatttttctttacatGCATTTTTTGTTGTACATGTGCTCAATGAAAAGTCATCTAGATGCTTGCACGATATTGCTATTGAGTTTATTCTAATTGCAAATAAAATGTCATAATTGTTATTTACATACTCCAATTTAATGTTAGAGTATAATTTCAACATTCAattttaaaacttaaaaaaaaagaccTATTGACAAATGATTATTGTACTCAGAAGGAAAGCGATAAAGAAATAATTGGGTTAATAACTTAAAAATAGGACTAATCACATTATCTCAAGGATTTGGCTAGATAAATTAATCCTCTTTAATGAAGGAATAAAAGGGGTTAAAGTGATAAAGATATAATAGGgtgaataattttaaaatgagaCTAATCAATTATTCTTGAGAATTTTGGCTTGACAAatgtattttatttaattaaggagtaaaaaggatttaaagtataaataataaACTGTAAACGGTTTATGGAGGAGATAGtgggaaagttttaaattttaaatttgactaaTGATATGATTAGTTATAACCCactattttaaagtttttaattagattttatatattaaaattaatacaaaaatatagaaaaaaatgaaaagtttggaagcCATTGAGAGAGTTTCTGCAAAAAACCCACTCtacaatacatatagatatagattgtagatgaaaaaattgtttttcaaaaaacttcGAATCCAAACGGAGTATAAACAACAGAGTAATTTACAAGAGTATTAATTTGTGTTACCTTACAATTAAGGTGGGTATTTTATTCTCACATCCTAATATCCTACCACCTTGATGAACATCGTTTCAATCAATCattatgttttttattttgaattttagaaCACAATACTACTTATTAttcaagggggaaaaaaagatacaagacaaatgaaaaaatagaaaaaaaactcaaaaaaaaaatttcatatacAATTTTAGAGTAATATACAATCAAAAATAATTCTAAAAATACCACATCCATACAAATATATAAAAAGtaactccaaatatacaaaaaatttaaaaaataaaatatacacTATCTTTCTCTTCCATCTATCACCGCCATCCACCACTATCACCATCcccttcatttttctctttcctcttaCTCCCTTTCTCCCTTCCCGTCCTTTTTCCAGCCTCACTCCACCCCTTCCCTTCCCCCCCCCTAAATCTGATATCGACCAAAGGCTATGATCTAGCTGCGACCAGATCGCAAGATGTCATGACCAAAGGTTTCGACTTGGCCTCGGTCAGATCCGGGGGAAAGGGGAGGGTGAGGTGTGACGAGGATAGAGAGGGGAAGGGAGAAGGGGaggaaagaaatggagaagGAAAGAGATGaaggaggaagaaagagaaggacGAAGGGAGGGGGTGGCAACGCTGGTAGGTAATTGtggtaaatttttaaaaatattacaaaacttttaaaattttaaaaatatcttaaaatatatttcagaaATACTTTCAaaaacatcacaaaaaatatttatagtaAACAGATTTTCATATACATCGTTgcagtaaaatattttaaaaacactCAAAAAACACTTAATTCGGACTAGGGATATACTTGAGccaagtcgagctcgagtataacAATACTCAAGTTCGACTTGGCTCGAGTatagtcgagctcgagtattgttatactcgagctcgactcgacctATATGTAACTAGACTCGTACTCGGCTCCAACTCGGTCGAGCCTAAAAATCACAACGCAAGGCTTGACTCGAGGAAATTCTTTTAATCTCGAGAGCCTAAAAATCAAACTTTTTGACTCGACTCGGAAAATGTACACTTGTAAATTCAATACAAATTATACCCATAAcagtcattttataattataatacatatatattatttaaattatatatatatattaattaaatATATCCGGTTCGACGAATAGCTCGTCAAGCCACAAGACGCAAATTCCTGACTCGAAGTATATTCGAGTAgctcgagactcgactcgaaCTCAGTTTGATCGAGTTCAAACCAGGTCGTTGACCAAGCTACTCGATAGTGGCTCGACTCGCTTACATCCCAAGTCGGACGAACCCACAAAAAGAGGGAGAAAAAAGCAATACATTAATCGTTGTTGGTTGGTCGTGGAGTAGAAGTTAGCAGCAGTTGCGTGAGAGAGGTCGGAGAATTTTGGCAGCCGCAAATATCTCCCACTTCCCAGTTGCCACAGGGCTCATCCCCAAACCAAAAACCTCATTGCCAGCAGGCTTGCTGCAACTCCACACAACTTTCACAGTTTCACCTCATTCCATTTCATAAAATCCATTCTCCCATTTATACCATCTCCATTCTCCCGCAACTTTGGACGACAGAATCACAAAACATTATGTATTGCTCCAAAACCTTTCCTCAGCATTCCCACATCCTCTTTCTTCAAAATCCTAAATTCCTGAAAGATTCTTTTCTTGTTCAATCCCATTTATCCCTTCCCACACATCCTTCTCCGGCTCAGATATCAGCGGCCGCAGGAATCCCTATCCGGAACCGCCCAAGGGATTGCTGCAATAGAGTTATACCGTCTTGCATTAGTCCGGCCCACCATATCGAATCGGAAACTTCATCAGGGAGTTCAGAAAGTGCAGCTACAGTTTCTTCAATAGAAGAacaagaagaaggaggagtgGAAGAAAGTTTAGAGTCTAATAAAAGAGAGGAATTTTCGGCTGACGACAGCCTATGGAATCAAATGGTAGAAATCGTCAAGTTCTCGGGGCCAGCCGTTGGTTTGTGGCTATGTGGGCCCCTGATGAGTCTCATTGATACTGCCGTTGTTGGTCAAGGAAGCTCCATTGAACTCGCCGCTTTAGGTACCCGgttaaacccccccccccctcctcaTCCCCAGCCCCACACACCTGGCTccctaagaaaagaaaagggaaatagAAAATAAGATACTGCTTCGCTGGAATTATACTACTATTTTGTTCTTGTTCTAATGGTCGGTTTTGAATCTGTTGGCAGGTCCTGGAACCGTATTTATTGATAATACTAGCTATGTTTTCATGTTCCTTTCAATTGCTACTTCCAATTTGGTTGCTACTTCCCTTGCCAGGCGGGTTAGTTTCTTCATTATGACTATTCCCACTTAATAACAAGGTTCTGTTTGGTTATTCATTAGCTTAATTTCATTAGGAAACAATTCAAACCCTGATAGAGAATCAAATATAGCTTAATGGAAATGTTTTACATATATGGTGTTAAAACTGCGTCTTCTGCAGGATAAAGAGGAAGTGCAGCATCAGATATCCATCTTGCTCTTTATTGGGTTGGTTTGTGGTGTTTCTATGCTTATATTCATGAGATTATTTGGCCCCTGGGCATTAACTGGTGagtcatctctctctctctctgggtTAAGCAATGAAGGATTTGCATCATGTATCTAATTCATATGTGGCCCCATTATTTTGCTGATATTGCATTTTCAGTTTTTACGGGGGCAAGAAATGCTGATATCATTGCTGCAGCAAACACTTATGTTCAGGTTAGCATTTAAGTTAATCCTTTCCTGCACCTAATGAGGTTTTACTGATTGTGACATGCTATTCGTAACTGCCTATATCTATATTTATTTCTTCTCTAGGAGTTTTTAATATTAACTTCTGAATCATTTGTGTTCTTCACATTTACGTTTGTGCTTCTTCACGACTAGTTCTCAGAGAATGCATGTCTAGGTGACTTTATCTAATGCTCTTTGACAGTAAAATTGCCATTTATGCCTTGGTGCTGGGGAAAAGATTTTACTACGTTTGACAAGGGAGTCAAGAGTCCACTTATTTCTCACTGAACAGGAATGAATTTGAGCCTTTTACCCTGTGGATGATTTTTCAGTTTCATTTCAATTGAACCTATATATTTCTGTTCACAGATTCGAGGCTTAGCCTGGCCGGCAATACTGGTTGGATGGGTTGCTCAGAGTGCAAGGTGCCCAACTTTTCTGTTTGTACAACTTCTTTTCAGAGCTGAACAAGAGTTTCAGTCTCAAAAATGTAGCTTTATTGGTTTTTTTAAGAAGCAGAAAAAGCAGTGGTGTCTGAATGCATGTTGTGGTAATGCGATTTTGTATACAGTGCTTCTATTTATGTTATACTTCAATgcttttttatttgctttgttagtcTGTAACAAGTGACGAAGTGGTTTGCTTGATTTATCGGATGCAACTTTTCTGATCTCTGTGTACTAGCTGTTCAGTTGCCATAACTCCACAACAAAAGTTTAAGATCTTTTTAGTTGTTATAGTATCTCATGTTTGGTTATTGCAATCCTCTGAGTTTTCCACATAAGAAACACGCCTTTCTTATTATTTGCAAAAATTGTCTTCGAAGAACTTCTGCACATTCAAATTTTGACTAGTTTTTCCAGAAATGTGTTGTCTATGAATAGTTCTCTAGTGGAGGCAATGAATCTGGCCGTTGTTGATTGTATGAGTTTCCTTCTGCTGGAATGAAATATTCACCAGCTTACAAGTTTTTCCAATATTCTAGTGGATACAGTTGGTTTTGTGAGGAATAATTAGGACTGATCTTTTATTTCAGAGACTACCAAAGAAGTAAGCAAATAATCTACCTTTCCTCTGCCTAAGTCAGCCTAAAGATAGACATTTCACTATTCATATTGTAATTCAGATGCGATCTTTTAATGAGATGTAATCAAAAAGGGAAATGGCGCATAAAGTTCATGATCTACAGGGTTTTGTTTGAAGTCATGTGAACATCGTAGTGCTCCATAACTGTAATGAACATGGTGATCCATTGCAATGGTTCTCAAGCTGCATGACTGCTAAAGTTGGGCCTTTAAAAAGGATCCAGACTATTTTTAGTGGGAAAGGATGATATATAGACTGACTAAAAGCCTCTGCAAAAGTTGCAATACACATATCTATTTATATGAATTGAATGAGTAGTGTTGTTCCTAATTGTGGAATTTCCTCCATTGCTGTACTTGGAATTGTGGAATTTGATGATGTAGTCTTGACTTTTGCACTTTGACTAATATTTTCTGTTCCTTTGTTGTTTTACTGGGAAGCTATATTCTTATTTCCCATTCAAGATAGTCATTGTGCACATTTCATCTGTTCTTTGCCATCAGCCTAGGCATGAAAGACTCGTGGGGACCATTAAAGGCTCTGGCTGCTGCCAGTGTAATTAATGGCATTGGTGACATAGTTTTATGCAGATTCTTCCAATATGGTATTGCTGGCGCAGCTTGGGCAACAATGGTTTCACAAGTATGACCAGCAACTATTTTCACACTACTTGGTTTCATAATCCCATGAAGATTGTGATTTATTGTGATTTTCTTCTTCTACTAGCagatttaatttatgtttttcCTTACTGGACATTGCTTTTAGGTTGTTGCTGGTTATATGATGATTAAAGCTCTCAATGATAAGGGATATAATGGTTTTACCATGTCAATTCCATCATCTAATGAACTTGTGCAGATACTTATGCTTGCAGCTCCAGTGTTTGTAACAATGATGTCAAAGGTTGGTGAGCTTGAGTTGCATTTTTGTGCTAATTTCCTGTTCTTATTATAAAAATGTGCATCTGATGGGAAATGCGTTTAGGTGCTATTTTACTCCCTTCTTGTATATTTCGCTGCGTCAATGAGTACGCAAACAGTTGCAGCTCATCAGGTAAGTTTAGTTTGAATCTTGGTCTCGTGAGCTTTTTATATTTGGAGTGTCAATTACCTAAGTGCTTGGTTCTTAGGTTATTTAATCCTGTATTTCATTTTAGGTCATGATACAACTCTACTGCATGTGTGCCGTATGGGGTGAACCTCTTTCTCAGACTGCCCAGTCATTTATGCCTGAGCTGATATATGGAGCTAATCGAAGCTTGTTAAAGGTTGTCCACTTCTTTCCTGTTCCCTTCATAGTATTCTTGTCCTTGCTGCAAGACTTTGTAAACTTCCTCCAAATGTCAATTACGTTGTTTGCATATACTTTCAGGTTTCCtagagaaaaataagaaaagtttttggttCTGGAGATGCACTACAGAATTTATGTTCTTTCATTCAGTAATGTAGTTGTAGGACTTTAATTTATTAAGGTGTCAAGCAGGCTCGGATGCTATTCAAGTCACTGGTGATTATTGGAGCTTTAAGTGGATTTATACTTGGATCTATTGGAACATCAATTCCCTGGTTGTTCCCCAAGCTTTTTTCACACGATCCTCTTGTCATAAAGGAGGTCggtattcttgtttttggttacTTTCAGTTCAGATACCTTTGGTgatttattagtgattttttttgtcTGGGTGCTTTTAGGTTGATTTTTATGCAGTCGTATGCTTAACAAGCATCATATGGCTTATGAGTTTACTGGGGGGCAAGTCCTTTCCTACAACCCAATAAGTTTTTCCAAGAAGTCAATATTGAGATATTGGCATTGGGTATAGTTTGGTTAGGCCACAATCTTGGCTTGTTATAAGTTCTAATGCTATGATTGTTGAGAACTTTTAATATTACAAACTAGAGAATGGACTAGTGTACAAAGTTTTAATTCTGTTATTCTACTCTTTGCCTTGATAACTGAATTTATAGATACCTGAATCAGAGAGTCAAACAGTTTAAGAAATGCTGTTGATATTCTGTAAAATGGTGCTGTTGTCACCAACAAGGATCCTAATTGGGCTTCTGTGACTGCAGATGCACAAAGTGCTGATTCCGTACTTTCTTGCACTCTGTGTGACACCCAGTACGCACAGCCTTGAGGGAACATTGTTAGTAAGTATCAATGCATCATAGCAACAGAACCTTTTTCATTAAAATTTGTTTTGTAGTCTTTGTATTGCTTGTCCAGGAGCTTCCTTCTCAATAAGAGAATGAGACTTCAGATCAGGAATTAAAATTAACCTGTAACATTAGACTGTCCTCTGATTCCCTTGAAGAAAAGTGAAGGCAAGGGTCAAGAATTTTGTAGAGCTGCAAATGGAGAAGTTGAAGAGGGGGGATGGTGGCAATGGGTTGGGGCATCTCGTGTTATTTCATTAGCTACTATCACACCAAGAGTATTTGTGTGATGGCATCTTTCGCTGCTGGACTCGAGTGAATCTTCAACACTTGAAATTCATGCTTCATCTTCATTAGTTGTTGCCTGCCTTACCATGTACTAAATGTGTTAATTAGTATTTTCCCCCCCTCCATATTTTTCCCCTATAGCCATATTGTTGTAGATATACAAATTGAGAACTGATGTATCGGAAACTCATCTAACATCAATATTCTCATTAACTTCTTGTAGGCTGGGCGGGATTTGAAATTTATTAGTTCATCGATGAGCACAATCTTCTGTCTAGGTTCTCTTCTTCTGCTGGTATGCATACTCGATTTTTACTTTCTTGTTCTCAGTTTTATGATCTCTATAcaaaatgtgtgtgtgtgtgtgcatgtACATGTGTGTGgaagcactttttttttttaaaaaaataaaataaaataacaaacttAGATGTGAAATTTCATGTCCTTGAAGCTAAAGAGTAGATAGAATTAATTTTCTCGAACCACTAAGCGCTTGGTGTGGATTATTAATGCATGCTTCCTTCTTTACCAGGTGTTTAGCAGCAGAGGATATGGCTTGCCTGGGTGCTGGTTTGCTCTTGTTGCATTTCAATGGGTAAATGGCGTATACTTTTATTTGTGCCTAATGTTGATTTACCTTCATCAGGGTTTGTCTGATAGCTTTATTActgcctatatatatatatctgcaGTCACGATTTTCTATTGCTCTACGGCGTCTCACTTCGCCGAATGGGCTACTTCACTCAGAAGATCTGACCGGTTACCAGCTGGAGAAGCAAAAAGCAGCGTAGTTTCAGAGCCTA
This portion of the Coffea arabica cultivar ET-39 chromosome 2e, Coffea Arabica ET-39 HiFi, whole genome shotgun sequence genome encodes:
- the LOC140004271 gene encoding protein DETOXIFICATION 46, chloroplastic-like isoform X2, yielding MYCSKTFPQHSHILFLQNPKFLKDSFLVQSHLSLPTHPSPAQISAAAGIPIRNRPRDCCNRVIPSCISPAHHIESETSSGSSESAATVSSIEEQEEGGVEESLESNKREEFSADDSLWNQMVEIVKFSGPAVGLWLCGPLMSLIDTAVVGQGSSIELAALGPGTVFIDNTSYVFMFLSIATSNLVATSLARRDKEEVQHQISILLFIGLVCGVSMLIFMRLFGPWALTVFTGARNADIIAAANTYVQIRGLAWPAILVGWVAQSASLGMKDSWGPLKALAAASVINGIGDIVLCRFFQYGIAGAAWATMVSQVVAGYMMIKALNDKGYNGFTMSIPSSNELVQILMLAAPVFVTMMSKVLFYSLLVYFAASMSTQTVAAHQVMIQLYCMCAVWGEPLSQTAQSFMPELIYGANRSLLKARMLFKSLVIIGALSGFILGSIGTSIPWLFPKLFSHDPLVIKEAGRDLKFISSSMSTIFCLGSLLLLVFSSRGYGLPGCWFALVAFQWSRFSIALRRLTSPNGLLHSEDLTGYQLEKQKAA
- the LOC140004271 gene encoding protein DETOXIFICATION 46, chloroplastic-like isoform X1 yields the protein MYCSKTFPQHSHILFLQNPKFLKDSFLVQSHLSLPTHPSPAQISAAAGIPIRNRPRDCCNRVIPSCISPAHHIESETSSGSSESAATVSSIEEQEEGGVEESLESNKREEFSADDSLWNQMVEIVKFSGPAVGLWLCGPLMSLIDTAVVGQGSSIELAALGPGTVFIDNTSYVFMFLSIATSNLVATSLARRDKEEVQHQISILLFIGLVCGVSMLIFMRLFGPWALTVFTGARNADIIAAANTYVQIRGLAWPAILVGWVAQSASLGMKDSWGPLKALAAASVINGIGDIVLCRFFQYGIAGAAWATMVSQVVAGYMMIKALNDKGYNGFTMSIPSSNELVQILMLAAPVFVTMMSKVLFYSLLVYFAASMSTQTVAAHQVMIQLYCMCAVWGEPLSQTAQSFMPELIYGANRSLLKARMLFKSLVIIGALSGFILGSIGTSIPWLFPKLFSHDPLVIKEMHKVLIPYFLALCVTPSTHSLEGTLLAGRDLKFISSSMSTIFCLGSLLLLVFSSRGYGLPGCWFALVAFQWSRFSIALRRLTSPNGLLHSEDLTGYQLEKQKAA